In Gemmatimonadota bacterium, a single window of DNA contains:
- a CDS encoding sulfurtransferase, translating into MAYVSPEVLVDTSQVLVNTDWVASHLNDAGVRVVEVDVDTSSFDDGHIPNAVGWNWTTQLCDTVIRDITPPAELAALLGASGISPDTTIVLYGDNNNWFAAWAFWQLKLYGHSDVRMMDGGRAKWIAEGRSLNTDAAAQQTTSYPVPDADPALRAMLPDVQAVVDANSAGLVDVRSPAEFSGEILAPPGLPETCQRGGHIPGASNIPWGKAVNEDGTFKSYDELAALYQGEGITPDRPVITYCRIGERSSHSWFVLKYLLGYDDVRNYDGSWTEWGNLVGAPVER; encoded by the coding sequence ATGGCCTACGTATCTCCCGAGGTTCTCGTAGACACGTCCCAAGTTCTCGTAAACACGGACTGGGTGGCGTCGCACCTGAACGACGCCGGTGTCCGGGTGGTGGAAGTGGACGTCGACACTTCATCATTCGATGACGGCCACATCCCCAACGCGGTGGGCTGGAATTGGACGACGCAGTTGTGCGACACCGTCATCCGGGACATCACTCCTCCGGCCGAGCTCGCCGCACTCCTGGGCGCATCCGGGATCTCTCCGGACACGACGATCGTGCTGTACGGAGACAACAACAACTGGTTCGCGGCCTGGGCGTTCTGGCAGCTCAAGCTGTACGGCCACTCAGACGTGCGGATGATGGACGGCGGGCGCGCGAAGTGGATCGCCGAGGGTCGCTCGCTGAACACCGACGCGGCGGCGCAGCAGACGACGTCCTACCCGGTGCCCGATGCCGACCCGGCGCTGCGCGCGATGCTGCCGGACGTGCAGGCGGTGGTCGATGCGAATTCGGCCGGGCTGGTGGACGTGCGCAGTCCCGCGGAGTTCTCGGGCGAGATTCTGGCGCCTCCGGGCCTGCCCGAGACGTGTCAGCGGGGAGGCCACATCCCCGGCGCGTCCAACATCCCGTGGGGCAAGGCGGTGAACGAGGACGGGACCTTCAAGTCCTACGATGAACTCGCGGCGCTATACCAGGGCGAGGGCATCACGCCCGACCGGCCGGTGATCACCTACTGCCGCATCGGCGAGCGCTCCAGCCACAGTTGGTTCGTGCTCAAGTACCTGTTGGGCTATGACGACGTCCGCAACTACGATGGGTCCTGGACCGAGTGGGGCAATCTGGTTGGCGCGCCGGTGGAGCGGTGA